A DNA window from Staphylococcus warneri contains the following coding sequences:
- a CDS encoding helix-turn-helix domain-containing protein, translated as MKTIGEVLKSRRERLGMTLNELEQRTQLKRHTLEQIENNDFNQLPNSNYTEGFIRKYASVVNIEPNHLIEVHQDEIPDNRIQLDDAIHSFANREAPPYRRKSKESIQVAVIIGLVILVTLMLWIIAVLLF; from the coding sequence TTGAAAACAATAGGTGAAGTTTTAAAGAGTAGACGTGAAAGGTTAGGTATGACTCTAAATGAATTAGAACAACGTACTCAACTCAAACGTCATACTTTAGAACAAATTGAAAATAATGACTTTAATCAATTACCAAACAGTAACTATACTGAAGGTTTTATTAGAAAGTATGCCAGTGTTGTTAATATTGAACCTAATCATTTGATTGAAGTTCATCAAGATGAAATACCGGATAATCGTATTCAATTAGATGATGCGATTCATTCATTTGCTAATAGAGAAGCACCTCCTTATAGAAGAAAGTCAAAGGAATCCATACAAGTAGCAGTAATTATTGGGTTAGTGATTTTGGTTACACTTATGTTGTGGATTATAGCAGTACTATTATTTTAG
- the yfmH gene encoding EF-P 5-aminopentanol modification-associated protein YfmH yields MKQHYYDVIDETVYEHELQNGLRLFVIPKPGFQKTFVTYTTQFGSLDSRFKPLGKDEFVTVPDGVAHFLEHKLFEKEEEDLFTAFAEENAQANAFTSFDRTSYLFSATDHLENNIKRLLTMVETPYFTKETVDKEKGIIAEEIKMYQEQPGYKLMFNTLRAMYEKHPIRVDIAGSVESIYDITKDDLYLCYETFYHPSNMVLFVVGDVEPQYIVDIVEEHENLRDKTNQPKIERALIDEPKSVNQHVVSEEMKLQSPKLMLGFKNQPLDESPEKYVQRDLEMTFFYELIFGEETEFYQELLNDDLIDETFGYQFVLEPTYSFSIITSATNHPDQLKQLLIKQLKDNKGNLTDVEAFDLLKKQFIGEFISSLNSPEYIANQYAKLYFEGVSVFDMLNIVENITLESVNETSQLCLDLDEMVDSRLELKNK; encoded by the coding sequence GTGAAACAACATTATTATGATGTCATAGATGAGACAGTTTATGAACATGAATTACAAAATGGACTGCGTTTATTTGTCATACCAAAACCAGGATTTCAAAAAACGTTTGTTACCTATACTACTCAATTTGGCTCTCTAGATAGTCGTTTTAAACCGCTAGGTAAAGATGAATTTGTAACTGTACCGGATGGTGTTGCACACTTCTTAGAGCATAAGTTATTTGAAAAAGAAGAAGAAGATTTATTCACTGCATTTGCTGAGGAAAATGCACAAGCCAATGCTTTTACTAGTTTTGACCGCACAAGTTATTTATTTAGTGCGACAGATCATCTTGAGAATAATATCAAACGGTTATTGACTATGGTTGAAACACCTTATTTTACAAAAGAAACTGTAGACAAAGAAAAGGGTATAATTGCTGAAGAAATTAAAATGTATCAAGAACAACCTGGATATAAACTCATGTTTAATACATTAAGAGCTATGTATGAAAAACATCCTATTAGAGTTGATATCGCAGGTAGTGTTGAAAGTATCTATGATATTACAAAAGATGATTTATATCTTTGCTATGAAACATTTTATCACCCATCTAATATGGTGCTTTTCGTAGTAGGCGATGTAGAACCACAGTATATTGTTGATATTGTAGAAGAACATGAAAACCTTAGAGATAAAACGAATCAACCTAAAATTGAACGTGCATTGATTGATGAACCAAAATCAGTGAATCAACATGTTGTATCTGAAGAAATGAAACTACAATCTCCTAAGTTAATGCTAGGATTTAAAAATCAACCTTTAGATGAATCACCAGAAAAATATGTTCAACGTGATTTAGAAATGACATTTTTCTATGAACTTATTTTTGGAGAAGAAACAGAGTTTTATCAAGAATTATTGAATGATGATTTAATTGATGAAACATTTGGTTATCAATTTGTTTTAGAGCCAACTTATAGCTTTTCAATTATTACTAGTGCAACCAATCATCCAGATCAATTAAAACAGTTGCTTATCAAACAATTAAAGGATAACAAAGGTAATCTTACTGACGTTGAAGCATTTGATTTATTGAAAAAACAATTTATAGGAGAATTTATTTCAAGTCTTAATTCTCCTGAATACATTGCTAACCAATACGCAAAGTTATATTTTGAAGGCGTTAGTGTATTTGATATGTTAAACATCGTAGAAAATATCACGCTTGAAAGTGTCAATGAAACGTCTCAGTTATGCTTAGATTTAGATGAGATGGTAGATAGCCGTTTGGAGCTTAAAAACAAATGA
- a CDS encoding YmfK family protein, with protein MSVAERRKEWYLEYEITMNRAGLLGDVSSLLGMLGISIVTINGVDQGKRGLLIKTDKLEKVERFEQIVKEINEIDITKLRIPELRDRLAVRHGRYIEQDADDKKTFRFEREDLGLLVDFLAELFKEEGHKLIGIRGMPRVGKTESIVAGSVCAHKRWLFISSTLIKQTVRSSLIKGEYDSNHVYIIDGAVTARESNMKHQDLVKEIMTLPSVKVVEHPDLFVEACDYSMDDFDYIIELRENKNQEIQYEEMKKQTVQTKSKNNLDFGDPFGGGFGFFE; from the coding sequence GTGTCAGTTGCAGAGAGAAGAAAAGAATGGTATCTCGAATATGAAATTACAATGAACCGTGCCGGTTTGTTAGGTGATGTTTCAAGTTTATTAGGTATGCTAGGAATTAGTATTGTTACGATTAATGGTGTTGACCAAGGTAAACGTGGTTTATTAATTAAAACAGACAAACTAGAAAAAGTAGAACGCTTCGAACAAATAGTTAAAGAAATTAATGAAATTGATATTACTAAATTACGTATACCTGAATTGCGTGACAGATTAGCTGTCCGACATGGTCGCTACATAGAGCAAGATGCAGACGATAAAAAAACATTCCGTTTTGAACGAGAAGACCTGGGACTATTAGTAGATTTCTTAGCAGAATTATTTAAAGAAGAAGGACATAAGTTAATAGGAATTCGTGGTATGCCAAGAGTTGGGAAGACTGAATCAATTGTTGCTGGCAGTGTCTGTGCACACAAACGTTGGTTATTTATTAGTTCAACTTTAATTAAACAAACAGTTAGAAGTTCACTGATTAAAGGTGAATATGATTCAAATCATGTTTATATTATTGATGGCGCTGTTACAGCACGTGAATCTAATATGAAACATCAAGATTTAGTCAAAGAAATCATGACACTTCCTTCAGTAAAAGTAGTAGAACATCCTGATTTATTTGTAGAAGCATGTGATTATAGTATGGATGATTTTGATTACATCATAGAATTACGTGAAAATAAAAATCAAGAAATTCAATATGAAGAGATGAAAAAGCAAACGGTTCAAACTAAAAGTAAAAATAATTTAGACTTTGGTGACCCATTTGGTGGAGGTTTTGGATTCTTTGAATAG
- a CDS encoding GntR family transcriptional regulator: protein MAEMNAIYRVKQYILNKIKSGELEFGSKLPSNLAIARELNIKTDDVYEGIRELITEQVVVDNFEEGTSVKSLPPFFYPLNELISITEMINSAGYQSGTEYLNFDEQPATLLDAKRLGINEKQPVTIIERLKTANHQPVVYCLDKIAKDYLTCTGYQESNGSMLNAIKHATGHTVTYAETDLEAVNYEPHISEMLNASPHEGLMLLKVTHFDEQNNPILYSLNYMKSSLVKFRITREK from the coding sequence ATGGCGGAAATGAATGCTATTTATAGAGTGAAACAATATATTCTAAACAAAATTAAGTCTGGAGAATTAGAGTTTGGTAGTAAACTACCTAGTAATTTAGCTATTGCTCGAGAACTCAATATTAAAACAGACGATGTTTATGAAGGTATAAGAGAATTAATTACTGAACAAGTAGTTGTAGATAATTTTGAAGAGGGTACCAGTGTCAAATCACTGCCCCCTTTCTTTTATCCATTAAATGAATTAATTAGTATTACTGAAATGATTAACAGTGCTGGTTATCAATCTGGTACAGAATATTTAAACTTTGATGAACAACCTGCAACGTTATTAGATGCTAAACGTTTAGGCATTAATGAGAAACAACCGGTAACTATTATAGAAAGATTGAAAACTGCTAATCATCAACCAGTAGTTTATTGTTTAGACAAGATTGCAAAGGACTATTTAACATGTACAGGTTATCAAGAAAGTAATGGATCAATGTTAAATGCAATTAAACATGCTACAGGACATACAGTCACTTATGCTGAAACTGATTTAGAAGCGGTTAATTATGAACCACATATTTCAGAAATGCTAAATGCCTCACCACATGAAGGATTAATGTTACTTAAGGTTACTCATTTTGATGAACAAAATAATCCAATTTTATATTCTTTAAATTATATGAAGAGTAGTTTAGTCAAATTTAGAATTACAAGAGAAAAATAA
- the ymfI gene encoding elongation factor P 5-aminopentanone reductase, with amino-acid sequence MRALVLGGSGSIGTAIVDRLLEDGYEVDLQFFSADKSKLVTRYLNQPVNLIQCDLSKDINLDKFFGHINHLDCMIYATGTALYGMIQDVTDGQVDQSYHIHVRQFIRLSRFFVDTLRQSENGRIIVISSIWGEMGASMETIYSAMKSAQIGFVKALSQELAQTTVTVNAITPGFVSGNMSQKWSEEELEEILDDIPQHRMIEPCEIAHTCAYLYDPRAKSVTGTIQKVNGGWYL; translated from the coding sequence ATGAGAGCATTAGTATTAGGTGGTTCAGGGTCAATAGGAACTGCAATTGTTGATCGGTTATTAGAAGATGGTTATGAAGTAGATTTACAATTTTTTTCAGCCGATAAATCAAAGTTAGTTACACGATATCTAAATCAACCTGTTAATTTAATACAATGTGATTTATCTAAGGATATCAATTTAGATAAGTTCTTTGGTCATATCAATCATCTTGATTGTATGATTTATGCAACAGGTACAGCATTGTATGGCATGATACAAGATGTAACAGATGGTCAAGTTGATCAATCTTACCATATCCATGTGAGACAATTCATTCGACTAAGTAGGTTTTTTGTTGATACTTTAAGACAAAGTGAAAATGGTAGAATTATAGTGATTTCATCTATATGGGGTGAAATGGGTGCTAGTATGGAAACTATTTATTCAGCAATGAAAAGTGCACAAATAGGTTTTGTAAAAGCATTAAGTCAAGAGTTAGCTCAAACAACAGTGACAGTGAATGCAATTACACCAGGATTTGTCTCAGGTAATATGAGCCAGAAGTGGTCAGAAGAAGAATTAGAAGAGATTCTAGATGATATCCCTCAACATCGCATGATAGAACCTTGCGAAATAGCACACACTTGTGCCTATTTATATGATCCGAGGGCTAAAAGTGTTACAGGGACCATACAAAAAGTGAATGGTGGATGGTATTTATAA
- the yfmF gene encoding EF-P 5-aminopentanol modification-associated protein YfmF produces MEVLQLHNENQNNHIHVLPTEKFKTTTITFKFMAPLEYETITARSVLSKVLVRASQKWQDDKALNRRLSELYGAYVNSFVSKFKDKHVITISLEIVNERYLKDQTPLFEHGLDLLNELIWNPLIHNKQFDDKFVKQEKSLLGKKIEAMIDNKAQYSFLKLLENMFENEAYQYLATGQIEQVPHVTPASLYDTYQSMIENDYCAIYVVGNVDKQQVYNQIQSKFEIKPFTFEVSDNKAQKLDNKIEQLPKTIVETDDVDQAKLNLGYRFPTHYGKSNYYAFIVFNIMFGGDPSSVLFNEVRERQSLAYSIHSQIDGKNGFLFVLSGVSADKYETAKQTILEEFDKFKKGEFDENKLALAKKIITSQRHESADRPKSIIEIAHNQILLDEPQSDEAFLNEIDKVTKEDIIKLANEAVLDTIYVLTKGGNE; encoded by the coding sequence ATGGAGGTATTGCAGTTGCATAACGAAAATCAAAATAATCATATACATGTGTTGCCAACCGAGAAATTTAAAACAACAACGATTACTTTTAAATTTATGGCACCACTTGAATATGAAACAATAACAGCACGTTCAGTATTAAGCAAAGTACTTGTTCGCGCATCTCAAAAATGGCAGGACGATAAAGCACTGAACCGTCGTTTATCTGAACTTTACGGCGCATATGTAAATAGCTTTGTTTCGAAATTTAAAGATAAACATGTCATCACTATTTCTTTAGAAATAGTCAATGAACGATATTTAAAAGATCAAACACCATTATTTGAGCATGGATTAGATTTATTAAATGAATTAATATGGAATCCTTTAATACATAATAAACAGTTTGACGACAAATTTGTGAAACAAGAAAAATCATTGTTAGGTAAAAAGATTGAAGCGATGATTGACAACAAAGCACAATATTCATTTTTAAAATTATTAGAAAATATGTTTGAAAATGAAGCATATCAATATTTAGCAACTGGTCAAATTGAACAAGTGCCACATGTAACACCTGCATCACTGTATGATACATATCAATCTATGATTGAAAACGACTACTGTGCTATTTATGTTGTTGGTAATGTTGATAAACAACAAGTCTATAATCAAATCCAATCTAAATTCGAAATTAAACCGTTTACTTTTGAAGTTTCTGATAATAAAGCACAAAAATTAGACAATAAAATTGAACAACTGCCAAAGACAATAGTTGAAACTGATGATGTCGATCAAGCTAAACTTAATTTAGGTTATCGTTTCCCAACTCATTATGGTAAAAGTAATTATTATGCTTTTATTGTGTTTAATATCATGTTCGGTGGAGATCCATCATCAGTATTATTTAATGAAGTACGTGAGCGTCAAAGTTTAGCATATTCTATACATTCTCAAATTGATGGTAAAAATGGATTTTTATTTGTGCTAAGTGGCGTATCAGCAGATAAATATGAAACTGCGAAACAAACGATTTTAGAAGAATTTGATAAATTCAAAAAAGGTGAATTTGACGAAAATAAACTTGCATTAGCTAAAAAAATTATTACATCTCAAAGACATGAATCTGCAGACAGACCAAAGAGTATTATTGAAATAGCACATAATCAAATTTTGTTAGATGAGCCTCAAAGTGATGAAGCTTTCTTAAATGAAATAGATAAAGTGACTAAAGAAGATATTATAAAATTAGCTAATGAAGCAGTATTAGATACAATTTATGTACTTACTAAAGGAGGGAATGAGTAG